CATTATGTCAATACGTATAGAAAGAATCTGACTGGATATTGTGCTCTATATTTCAGGAGGAGAATGAAGTGTTATTTCGCTCCCTGTGTTACTTTTATAGCGACTGGCGGGCAGACCGTTTCACATGCCATGCAGAATATACATTCCGATTCTCTTGCAGGATCAGCTTTCTTTTCTGATGCCGGGTGTCCCGGAGTTTCAAACCATTCAAAGACATTGACAGGACACGCCTCTATGCATGCACCATCTGCCACACATATATCAAAATCTACAGCAACTGCTGTGCCATGTATTCCAAGCACTTCCGGAGCACTGACCGGTCCCCAGACATGGTGACCCAAGTGATCCTCAACCATTTGCCTGCTACTTCTAAAATTAGGATCTATTCCTTTTCCACCTGAAGGTGCTGCGACCGCCTTTGGTGCCACAGCTGGTTGGGGTGCTGCTTGTGGAGCTGGTGCAGGTGCTACTTGCTTCGCTTGTTGTGCTACCTGAGTTGCTTGTTGTGCTGCGGTTCGTACCTGTGTCGCTTGCTGGGCAGCTGGTTTGGGTGCAGCAGTTGCGGGAGCAGGTTTTGCAACGACAAGTGACTTAGCTAATGGTGTCAAGCCTTCAAGCTTCTTCTGCGCATCTTCTGGGCTTATTTTCTGTTTTTTTATCCATTCCTGCTTCCATTTTTCTCCGATGACCGTGTTTCTAATTATAGAATCAATGACCATTTTCGCATTCTGATCAGCTTTGATTCTATAGTTCTTTACCCAGTGAGCGTCTTGGAAGTATTCTAGGGGTTTTATCTGGTATATAACGTCAACAACTTCACCTGTAACAATTTCTACCGTGATTTCAAGCTCGGTCTCTTTCCAATCCTGAGGTTTCGAAGATGTATAATCAGTTTCCTTCCATTTGTAGGTAACATAAATTCTATCAGCAAATTCGTCCACCTTGAAAGCCTGCTTTAGCGCGTTTACCACATTTTTTATTTCATTCTTATCCGTCAATTCGGCAGGCACTCTGAAT
Above is a genomic segment from Nitrososphaerales archaeon containing:
- a CDS encoding ferredoxin family protein, producing MSSLLEDKVYVVLSDTAKRGVYPLHGYKYGLFRVPAELTDKNEIKNVVNALKQAFKVDEFADRIYVTYKWKETDYTSSKPQDWKETELEITVEIVTGEVVDVIYQIKPLEYFQDAHWVKNYRIKADQNAKMVIDSIIRNTVIGEKWKQEWIKKQKISPEDAQKKLEGLTPLAKSLVVAKPAPATAAPKPAAQQATQVRTAAQQATQVAQQAKQVAPAPAPQAAPQPAVAPKAVAAPSGGKGIDPNFRSSRQMVEDHLGHHVWGPVSAPEVLGIHGTAVAVDFDICVADGACIEACPVNVFEWFETPGHPASEKKADPARESECIFCMACETVCPPVAIKVTQGAK